The Microbulbifer hydrolyticus genome has a segment encoding these proteins:
- a CDS encoding acyl-CoA dehydrogenase, which produces MSSLRQKWITAPLLKWIRKVLPPISDTERAAMEAGEVWWDAQLLSGKPDWDQLLSMGPPTLTEAEQAFIDGPVEELCQMVDDWKISYEDHDISPEIWEFLKKNRFLGIIIPEEFGGLGFSPTAHAEIVTKISTRSTSVGVTVMVPNSLGPGELLMAHGTAEQKKHYLPRLADGRDVPCFGLTSPEAGSDAAAMIDSGVVCYQEYKGEKTLGMKVNWHKRYITLGPVATVLGLAFKLYDPEHILGEQEELGITVALVPTDTPGVTIGQRHLPAMQAFMNGPNWGKDVFIPMDWIIGGQENIGHGWHMLMSALAAGRGISLPSLSTGGAKLAARTTGAYAHIREQFGIPIGKFEGVQRRLAEIASIAYVLDSAHKATTRALDQGRKPAVVSAIMKAHATFGLRQAINDAMDIHAGKAIMDGPLNYLGNVYRAVPVAITVEGANILTRSLMIFGQGAIRCHPYLLQEMEAATNADEKEGVKQLDALLPKHFLFQLKTFCRAVFHGWTGGLFASSPRGVGEAAKYYRQMNRYSAVLTLVTEFSLMSLGGELKRKELISARLGDVLSELYLMSATLKRFKDDGSPDEDRPLLEFAMRAGFHNIEVSLIEVFHNFPMRIVGQLMQFLTMPWGHSIRAASDRQARACANLIMVPSETRDRLTKGVFLGNSGDGIDIVEQAFLSTHETEAIREKMKKGGVRALNDDAIDQALSENLISAEEAEQIRVTSEAVNKAIQVDHYESLPSTSMERGSSETLQ; this is translated from the coding sequence ATGAGTAGCCTGCGCCAGAAGTGGATCACCGCACCGTTGTTGAAATGGATTCGTAAAGTCCTGCCACCGATTTCCGACACCGAACGGGCTGCGATGGAGGCGGGCGAAGTCTGGTGGGACGCGCAGTTACTCTCGGGAAAGCCGGACTGGGACCAGTTGCTCAGTATGGGGCCGCCGACGCTTACTGAGGCAGAGCAGGCCTTTATTGACGGTCCGGTAGAAGAGCTTTGCCAGATGGTCGATGACTGGAAAATTTCCTACGAAGATCACGATATTTCACCGGAGATCTGGGAGTTCCTCAAGAAGAACCGGTTTTTAGGCATCATTATTCCTGAAGAATTTGGTGGTCTCGGGTTTTCTCCCACTGCCCACGCGGAGATCGTCACCAAGATATCCACTCGGAGCACCAGTGTTGGCGTTACCGTGATGGTGCCCAATTCTCTCGGGCCAGGAGAATTGTTGATGGCGCACGGAACCGCTGAGCAAAAGAAACACTATTTGCCACGGCTCGCCGACGGGCGCGATGTTCCCTGTTTCGGCCTGACAAGCCCGGAGGCTGGTTCCGATGCCGCGGCAATGATCGATAGCGGTGTGGTCTGCTATCAGGAATACAAGGGCGAAAAAACCCTCGGTATGAAAGTGAACTGGCACAAGCGCTATATCACCCTGGGGCCAGTGGCCACCGTGCTGGGCCTTGCATTCAAGTTGTACGACCCGGAGCATATTCTCGGGGAGCAGGAAGAGCTTGGGATTACCGTGGCATTGGTGCCGACGGACACTCCCGGGGTGACCATCGGCCAGCGTCACCTGCCCGCGATGCAGGCGTTTATGAATGGCCCCAACTGGGGTAAAGATGTCTTTATCCCAATGGACTGGATTATTGGTGGCCAGGAAAATATCGGCCACGGCTGGCACATGCTGATGAGTGCCCTGGCCGCGGGCCGTGGTATCTCGTTGCCATCCCTGTCTACCGGCGGCGCCAAACTGGCTGCGCGGACTACGGGTGCCTATGCCCATATCCGTGAGCAATTCGGGATTCCCATCGGCAAATTCGAAGGTGTGCAGCGCCGCCTGGCTGAGATTGCATCGATTGCCTATGTTCTGGACTCCGCGCACAAGGCAACCACCCGGGCCCTGGACCAGGGCCGCAAGCCGGCGGTGGTTTCCGCCATCATGAAAGCACACGCGACGTTTGGCCTGCGCCAGGCCATCAACGACGCCATGGACATTCACGCCGGTAAGGCGATCATGGATGGGCCACTCAACTATCTCGGAAATGTATATCGTGCAGTACCGGTGGCGATTACCGTCGAAGGGGCGAATATCCTGACCCGTAGCCTGATGATCTTCGGCCAGGGCGCTATCCGCTGCCACCCGTATCTGCTGCAGGAAATGGAAGCCGCCACCAATGCGGATGAAAAAGAGGGGGTAAAGCAGCTCGATGCGCTGCTGCCCAAACACTTCCTGTTCCAGCTCAAAACATTCTGTCGCGCGGTGTTTCACGGCTGGACCGGCGGTTTGTTTGCGAGCAGCCCCAGAGGCGTCGGCGAGGCGGCGAAGTACTATCGTCAGATGAACCGCTATTCCGCAGTGTTGACCCTGGTTACCGAGTTCTCGCTGATGTCATTGGGCGGAGAGCTCAAGCGCAAGGAATTGATCTCGGCGCGGCTCGGTGACGTACTGAGCGAGCTCTACCTGATGAGCGCGACGTTGAAACGTTTCAAGGACGACGGCAGTCCCGATGAAGATCGTCCACTGCTGGAGTTCGCCATGCGCGCAGGCTTCCACAATATCGAGGTGAGCCTGATCGAGGTGTTCCACAACTTCCCCATGCGCATAGTCGGCCAGCTGATGCAATTCCTGACGATGCCCTGGGGTCACAGCATCCGCGCGGCGTCGGATCGTCAGGCGCGGGCGTGTGCCAATCTGATCATGGTGCCTTCGGAAACCCGGGACCGGCTTACCAAAGGTGTATTCCTTGGCAACAGCGGCGACGGTATTGATATTGTTGAGCAGGCCTTCCTGAGTACCCACGAGACCGAAGCTATCCGCGAGAAGATGAAGAAGGGGGGGGTGCGTGCCCTCAATGACGATGCGATCGACCAGGCGTTGTCGGAAAACCTGATTTCTGCGGAAGAGGCCGAGCAGATTCGGGTCACTTCCGAAGCCGTCAACAAGGCGATTCAGGTAGATCACTACGAGTCGCTACCCAGCACATCGATGGAACGGGGATCGAGCGAAACGCTGCAGTAG
- the ppsA gene encoding phosphoenolpyruvate synthase: MTTYTLEFAKLGMADVDKVGGKNASLGEMISSLSGAGVSVPGGFATTADAFREFLASAQLDTRIAERLKGLDVDDVTALAAAGEEIRQWLLDTPFPSQLEAEIRAGYEALGGGETAVAVRSSATAEDLPDASFAGQQETFLNIRGIETVLQAVKEVFASLYNDRAIAYRVHTGYADVGVALSAGIQHMVRSETGASGVMFTLDTESGFRDVIFVTGAYGLGETVVQGAVNPDEFYLYKPALEAGRPAILRRNRGSKAIKMVYDQGGECGRSVKTVPVPEEDRLRFSLTDAELTELANQARKIEAHYQRPMDIEWAKDGDSGKLFIVQARPETVRSRDTGTSIERYKLHERSDILCEGRAIGQRIGAGKVRVLDSVEDMAKMQDGEVLVTDMTDPDWEPVLKKASAIVTNRGGRTCHAAIIARELGIPAVVGCGDATDKLSTGTPVTVSCAEGDAGFVMAGELDFERSLTEVTDMPELPFKIMLNVGNPDRAFAFSNLPNQGVGLARLEFILNRMIGIHPKALLELDSLPLDLQKNIRNRIGGYASPEDFIVEKLVEGIATLAAAFAPNRTIVRLSDFKSNEYAHLVGGQMYEPSEENPMLGFRGAARYRSKDFRQCFALECKALKKVRDEMGLTNVEIMVPFVRTPDEARQVIELLEENGLKRGENGLKVIMMCELPSNALLADEFLQYFDGFSIGSNDLTQLTLGLDRDSGLVADLFDERDPAVKMLLSRAIQACKKAGKYVGICGQGPSDHKDFAQWLMEEGIDSVSLNPDTAVDTWLFLANQKV; this comes from the coding sequence TTGACCACTTACACACTCGAGTTCGCGAAGCTGGGCATGGCCGACGTCGACAAGGTTGGCGGCAAAAATGCGTCACTGGGAGAGATGATTTCCTCCCTGTCCGGTGCCGGTGTCAGTGTCCCGGGTGGCTTTGCCACGACCGCAGACGCCTTTCGCGAATTCCTCGCCAGTGCCCAGTTGGACACGCGTATCGCCGAGCGCCTGAAGGGCCTCGACGTTGACGATGTGACCGCGCTGGCGGCGGCCGGCGAGGAGATCCGTCAGTGGCTGCTCGATACGCCATTCCCAAGTCAGCTGGAAGCGGAGATCCGCGCGGGCTATGAGGCTCTGGGTGGGGGCGAGACCGCGGTTGCGGTGCGCTCTTCCGCGACTGCGGAGGATCTTCCAGATGCCTCCTTTGCCGGCCAGCAGGAGACCTTCCTGAATATCCGCGGCATCGAGACTGTACTGCAGGCGGTAAAGGAGGTGTTTGCCTCCCTCTACAACGATCGCGCCATTGCCTATCGGGTACACACCGGTTACGCGGATGTGGGCGTTGCCCTGTCTGCGGGTATCCAGCATATGGTGCGCAGTGAGACCGGGGCCTCCGGAGTCATGTTCACCCTGGATACCGAAAGCGGCTTCCGCGATGTCATTTTTGTCACTGGCGCCTATGGCCTCGGGGAAACGGTAGTGCAAGGCGCTGTGAACCCCGATGAGTTCTACCTGTACAAGCCGGCCCTGGAAGCCGGCCGACCCGCCATTTTGCGTCGTAACCGCGGTAGCAAAGCGATCAAAATGGTGTATGACCAGGGTGGCGAATGCGGCCGATCGGTCAAGACGGTACCGGTCCCGGAAGAGGATCGCCTGCGTTTTTCCCTGACGGATGCGGAGCTCACCGAGCTCGCGAATCAGGCACGCAAGATCGAAGCGCACTATCAGCGGCCGATGGATATCGAGTGGGCCAAAGACGGTGATAGCGGCAAGCTGTTTATTGTTCAGGCCCGCCCGGAGACAGTCCGTTCACGGGATACCGGTACAAGCATCGAACGCTACAAGCTGCATGAGCGCAGTGACATCCTGTGCGAAGGCCGCGCCATTGGTCAGCGTATCGGTGCCGGCAAGGTGCGGGTACTGGATAGCGTTGAGGATATGGCGAAGATGCAGGACGGTGAGGTCCTGGTTACCGACATGACCGATCCGGACTGGGAACCGGTGCTCAAGAAGGCCAGCGCCATTGTTACCAACCGTGGTGGCCGTACCTGTCACGCGGCGATCATTGCCCGCGAACTGGGCATTCCCGCGGTAGTGGGCTGTGGCGATGCCACCGATAAGCTCAGCACGGGAACCCCGGTGACTGTCAGCTGCGCGGAGGGGGACGCCGGATTTGTCATGGCCGGTGAGCTGGACTTCGAACGCTCGCTGACCGAAGTGACGGATATGCCGGAACTGCCATTCAAAATTATGCTCAATGTGGGCAACCCTGATCGTGCTTTCGCCTTCAGTAACCTGCCGAATCAGGGTGTCGGTCTTGCACGCCTGGAATTTATCCTCAACCGCATGATTGGTATCCACCCCAAAGCGCTGCTGGAGCTGGATAGCCTGCCGCTCGATCTGCAAAAGAATATCCGCAATCGCATCGGCGGTTACGCTTCGCCGGAAGATTTCATCGTGGAGAAGCTGGTTGAGGGTATCGCCACCCTCGCGGCTGCGTTCGCGCCCAACCGCACCATCGTGCGCCTGTCGGATTTTAAGTCCAACGAATATGCGCACCTGGTGGGTGGGCAGATGTACGAGCCGAGTGAAGAAAACCCGATGCTTGGCTTCCGCGGTGCCGCTCGCTATCGCTCCAAGGACTTCCGCCAGTGCTTCGCTTTGGAGTGTAAAGCACTGAAGAAAGTCCGCGACGAAATGGGGCTAACCAACGTTGAGATTATGGTTCCGTTCGTACGCACCCCGGACGAGGCCCGCCAGGTTATCGAATTGCTGGAAGAAAACGGTCTCAAGCGCGGTGAGAACGGCCTGAAGGTCATCATGATGTGCGAGCTGCCATCCAACGCGCTGCTGGCAGACGAGTTCCTGCAATATTTTGATGGTTTTTCCATCGGCTCCAACGATTTGACCCAGCTTACCCTGGGGCTCGACCGGGATTCCGGGCTGGTAGCTGATCTGTTTGACGAGCGCGATCCCGCAGTCAAGATGCTGCTATCCCGTGCGATCCAGGCATGTAAAAAGGCCGGGAAGTACGTTGGTATCTGCGGTCAGGGGCCTTCCGATCACAAGGATTTCGCCCAGTGGCTGATGGAGGAGGGGATCGACAGTGTCTCGCTGAATCCGGACACCGCGGTGGATACCTGGCTGTTCCTTGCCAACCAGAAGGTTTGA
- a CDS encoding DMT family transporter, whose amino-acid sequence MVKHSEEGFLQLAMIRSVGLLVGAALATQLPLPGKNALGFLLGGAFFQYLYFFLLSRSYRALDYGTAYPIARGVTPLMVATAALLFLDESLAPLQITGILLVTCGIFALIMKELRVSGSGILYSLGTGIAITGYTIIGAAGVRSVANPLSYVAWLEILSGGGVIVAVLLTRPLKGLAFARANFLRSSLSGVLATGGFGIALWATSMMPVAAVAATREVSILFASIISVVLLHERFSPQRVVAALIIFCGIGTLAVA is encoded by the coding sequence GTGGTCAAACACAGTGAAGAGGGTTTCCTGCAGCTGGCAATGATCCGCAGTGTTGGCCTGCTGGTAGGGGCGGCACTTGCCACTCAGCTGCCGCTACCTGGAAAAAATGCGCTGGGTTTTCTCCTGGGCGGGGCCTTTTTTCAATACCTCTATTTTTTCCTGCTCTCGCGCTCCTACCGTGCGCTGGATTACGGTACCGCCTATCCGATCGCGCGCGGTGTCACGCCGTTAATGGTAGCGACCGCGGCACTATTATTTCTCGATGAGTCGCTCGCTCCACTTCAGATCACCGGTATTCTGCTGGTAACCTGCGGCATTTTCGCACTGATCATGAAAGAACTCCGTGTCAGTGGATCCGGGATTCTCTATTCGCTGGGCACGGGGATTGCGATCACCGGGTACACGATCATTGGCGCTGCCGGCGTGCGTAGCGTCGCCAACCCGCTCAGCTATGTCGCATGGCTGGAAATTCTTTCGGGTGGCGGAGTAATTGTCGCTGTACTGCTGACCCGCCCGCTGAAAGGTCTCGCATTTGCCCGTGCCAACTTTTTGCGCAGTTCGCTCTCCGGTGTGCTGGCAACCGGTGGTTTCGGGATCGCATTGTGGGCCACTTCCATGATGCCCGTGGCGGCAGTTGCTGCAACGCGTGAGGTGAGTATCCTGTTCGCCTCCATCATCTCCGTAGTGCTGCTTCACGAGCGCTTTTCCCCCCAGCGGGTGGTTGCCGCATTGATTATTTTTTGCGGCATTGGCACTCTGGCAGTCGCCTGA
- a CDS encoding pyruvate, water dikinase regulatory protein, whose product MNGQQHPNTTSKPGAKRTAFFISDGTGLTVEGIGHSLLAQFRDQPVEQVTFPYVDSDAKVNQVLQRIERAAEVSGLQPIIITSIVSDQIRKQLHRSSALMLDVFESYLAPLANLFGTDPARTVGVSHGIADNPRYTARIDAVHFAMDNDDGRRTREFESADIILVGVSRSGKTPTCLYLALQFGLRAANYPITEEDMDSTALPKILRPFQHKLFGLTIDPRRLMSIRQERRANSRYASPEQCEFEVRQVEQMLRRAQIPYLDATELSVEELATRLMSQAGIERRIS is encoded by the coding sequence ATGAACGGACAGCAACACCCCAATACCACAAGCAAACCCGGCGCCAAGCGCACCGCTTTTTTTATATCAGACGGCACCGGCCTCACGGTTGAAGGTATCGGCCACAGCCTGCTTGCACAATTTCGCGACCAGCCCGTGGAGCAGGTAACCTTCCCCTACGTGGATTCCGATGCAAAGGTTAACCAGGTGTTACAGCGCATTGAGCGCGCCGCCGAGGTGTCTGGCCTGCAGCCGATTATCATCACCAGTATCGTATCCGACCAGATCCGCAAGCAGTTGCACCGGAGTTCTGCGTTGATGCTGGATGTATTTGAAAGTTATCTCGCACCTCTGGCCAACCTGTTTGGTACCGACCCGGCACGCACGGTGGGTGTTTCCCATGGTATTGCCGACAATCCACGCTACACGGCGCGGATCGACGCTGTACATTTCGCCATGGACAACGACGACGGACGTCGCACCCGCGAGTTTGAGAGTGCCGACATCATTCTGGTCGGCGTGTCGCGGTCGGGAAAAACGCCAACCTGCCTGTACCTCGCGCTGCAATTCGGCTTGCGCGCAGCGAACTATCCGATTACCGAAGAGGATATGGACTCCACCGCCCTGCCAAAGATACTGCGCCCTTTCCAGCACAAGCTGTTTGGCCTCACCATCGACCCCCGTCGCCTTATGAGTATTCGTCAGGAGCGGCGCGCAAACAGCCGCTATGCTTCGCCGGAACAGTGCGAGTTTGAAGTGCGCCAGGTAGAGCAGATGCTGCGCCGGGCACAGATCCCCTATCTCGACGCTACCGAGCTGTCCGTAGAGGAACTCGCCACCCGGTTGATGTCCCAGGCAGGTATCGAACGCAGAATCAGCTAG
- a CDS encoding L,D-transpeptidase, which yields MHRRLTSTQENHIPEFSAVAAQPDWRWCETTSASRAGAVQSDRRDSTRNLVAALMLFVGALVGSLWPTLADAHSGANWFDDQAAMNSSGSPSIRINLSEQKAYFYKGGRLVGVSLVSSGKQGFRTSPGKFRVLAKRPNHRSSIYGSFVDRNTGRVVKADVDTRKHRRPAGTYYRGAKMNHYIRFNGGIGMHASGHVPRYPASHGCVRMPPHMARKFFQYSRVGMPVTVTY from the coding sequence ATGCATAGACGTCTGACATCCACGCAAGAAAACCACATACCTGAATTTTCAGCAGTTGCCGCTCAACCAGACTGGCGTTGGTGTGAAACAACATCCGCCAGCCGTGCAGGCGCGGTACAAAGTGATCGCCGGGACAGTACAAGAAACCTGGTTGCGGCGCTGATGCTGTTTGTCGGCGCACTTGTGGGCAGCCTGTGGCCGACACTCGCCGACGCGCACTCCGGTGCCAACTGGTTTGATGATCAGGCTGCGATGAACTCCTCGGGGTCTCCTTCCATCCGTATTAACCTGTCCGAGCAAAAAGCCTACTTCTATAAAGGCGGCCGACTCGTTGGTGTATCGCTGGTTTCTTCGGGGAAACAGGGTTTTCGCACCAGTCCCGGCAAGTTCCGCGTGCTCGCAAAACGCCCCAACCACCGCTCGAGCATTTACGGCAGCTTTGTCGACCGCAACACCGGCCGCGTGGTGAAAGCGGATGTGGATACTCGTAAACACCGTCGTCCCGCCGGTACTTACTATCGCGGTGCGAAAATGAACCATTACATTCGTTTTAACGGCGGTATTGGCATGCATGCGTCAGGCCATGTGCCCCGTTATCCGGCTTCACATGGTTGCGTGCGTATGCCTCCGCATATGGCCCGCAAGTTCTTCCAGTATTCCCGCGTTGGTATGCCGGTCACTGTGACCTACTGA
- the rraA gene encoding ribonuclease E activity regulator RraA, translating to MPTPIISTPDLCDAHPELVRVVEPMFINYGGREQFGGEIVTIKCFEDNSLVREFVAQPGTGKVLVVDAGGSMRRACLGDMLAEKATDNGWEGILMYGCIRDVDAISGLELGVQALGSHPMKTEKKGIGERNIAVTFGGVTFKPGEYLYADNNGVIVSPQLLM from the coding sequence ATGCCCACGCCAATTATTTCCACGCCCGATCTCTGTGATGCCCACCCCGAATTGGTACGGGTCGTAGAGCCCATGTTCATCAATTACGGTGGTCGCGAGCAGTTTGGCGGTGAAATCGTCACCATAAAGTGCTTCGAGGATAACTCACTGGTGCGCGAGTTTGTGGCGCAGCCGGGCACCGGCAAGGTTCTGGTAGTCGATGCCGGAGGGTCGATGCGTCGGGCATGTCTGGGCGATATGCTGGCTGAAAAAGCCACGGATAACGGTTGGGAAGGGATCCTGATGTACGGGTGCATTCGCGATGTGGATGCCATTTCTGGACTAGAGTTAGGAGTACAGGCGCTAGGAAGCCACCCCATGAAGACCGAAAAAAAGGGGATCGGGGAACGCAATATTGCGGTGACTTTCGGCGGCGTCACCTTTAAACCTGGAGAGTATTTGTACGCCGATAATAACGGTGTGATAGTTTCTCCCCAACTGCTTATGTAA